CTTCACTGCCTAAGAGCAGGGCCCCAGGAGCTGCCCATTTTTATACACGCTTACTCCAGCCCTCGCCCATCCGGGGCTTCTCACGAGGCTTTTAGGCACATGGGAGGTGCTCAGCAAACACTGAAAGACTGAACAGGGTGGGGTAGTCGCGTGTGAATGAGAAAATGGATACGCGTCTCACACAGGGTCTGGTATCGAGCAAGCGCTGATTAGTTCACTTCCTCCACTTCCTTTCTCTGCCCTTATCCCCCACCTTGGACCCGGGGGCTCGAGTTAGATCCCAGAGGAGTGGAGTGGAGGGGAGTATTAGGAGGTGAGAAAGCGACGCCGCGGTGGAGAAAAGAGGGCGGAGGTACTTACCTGGTGGGGACAGCTCCTCCAGCGGAGGGGGCGGCAGGAAGGCTTCAGCTGCCGGTGGTGGGAGCGGGGCCAAGGAGCCtgggagaggtgggggtgggggcaccgACGGCCCTTTGGGGGTGGAGACCCCGCCGAGACCCTCCGCGCTGCTGAAGACCAGAGAAAGCGGGCCTCGCTGGGGCTGGGGGCGCCTGCTCCGCCCGGCATCCCCCCGCCCCTTGACCCCGCCCTGCTCTGCCCTGCGATTCCCAGCGGTCTTAACCTCAACAGTCGGCGGGACAACAGGCAGGGTCCCCCACGAACatcaccccccacccacccacttaGGCCGGTGGGGCTCACCCCGCCGAGGCCAGGGAGGAGGCGGACGAGGCTGCGGAGAGTTTGCCGTCGGGCGCCACCGGGAGCTGCACGGGCTCGGGGATCCGGGGCGGTCTcctgcaggggcagggggaggaaggcGCCTGGCGAGCcgcggtggggtgggggaggagggggcagctggCGGAGGAGGAAGTGCGGCGTTGGGGCGAGGGTGAGGGAGCAGAGAGTTTCGGGATCCCAGCGGGGAGAGGCCTCACCCCAGCGTGTTGGAGGCGGGCGTGGCAGGCGCCTTGATGCTCTTGCGAGATAGAGTCCCGGTCCGCGACAGCTGCGTGCTGAGGTCCTGCGAGGGAGCAGGGCGCGGGCTGACATCTACTCCGGACCCCCCaatccccaccctcaccccagagAGGAAATGGGGAAGGGGGCAGACGAGAACTGGGAGGGAGAGCCTACACAGCAAGTTCTCACTTCCACTTCCCAGGCCCTCTCTCGCCCCCGGCCCGCCTTCCCCTCCTGCTCTTTGCCTGGGCCCGGCGCCTCAAAGTCGGCCCTGGCTCCTGAATGAAACCCCAGAGCGCCGACACGTCTGGCGCCACTTCCCCTGCCTGGCCACAGCGGGCGCAGCAGGCCCAGCCTCCCCCCCTTCCCGAACCATCTCAGAGCCAAGGGGCTGGAGGTCTGGTCTCGTGGTCCCTGCCTTTAATCAGACCTTAACACCAGcgagggggagtggggagggggtacATCACACTGAGAAGTGGCCCACCTGTCATTCTCTCAGGCCTGCTCTGGGGAGTTCAGGGCAGAGAGGTGCAGGACTCAGGACACTTAGAGTGTCCAAATGAGAGGGCGCGGATCCACGTGCACCTGTTACTGATGGGATTTCCCTTCCTTTGAGTGTGAGTACGTGGGGAATGGTGTTCTCTGTTGTCTATACGTCACCAGGGACAAGACAAAAGGGATTTGAGCTGACGCGTAAAGAATTGCAGTTGGACAATAGAACTTACTGGTGGAGAGACATGGTGACTGAGGGAAGGATGCTGTGTCCCCTTTGGGGCACGTAGTGTGTTACAGATAGCAAGGGGTCATTTAGATACAGGAGAGCTTCCAAATCTAGTCTGGAATGTGCAAAGGTGGAGAATGGGATGGGGGAGAGCCCTCTCCTACCTTGAAAGGAGATGGACAGAAGAAAATGCCAGTCACGCTCCCCCCTCCCGTGTCCCTTTTGAGTGGCTACAGTCCTGCCCCTTCCCACCCAACAGCAGCTCTGGGGTGATTGCTCGGTGCAGTGACCTCAAACCCCCAGACAGAGGAAGTTACTGTTCTCATGTGGCTGGGAGCTGTTCTCATGCACACCCTGAcatcctccctgccccctcttccCCTTACACTCATCCAGCACCCATGGGGGCAGGGCTCAAGAGGTCACACTCAGCACATCATCTGAGTACAGGGTAAAGGCAAGCTATGGAGGGAGGGATCATGGGAAGATCACGGGATTTGGGGAGGAAGAGGGCAGCTTGCAGTAATGGCGTCAGGGAATAGGGAAATAAGGGGGTTGCAGGTTGGGATGAGAACATCCTTGTGGAAGAGAACGGAGGCTGGAAAGAAAGCAGCCATGAGGCAGGGTGTGGGAAAAAAGGGGGCCCCTCTCTCTACCTTGATCCCATGGCCAATGTCATCCAGGCAGCCAAAGTTGAGGGGTCTCCTGTAGTAGGGTGTGAGGGGGGGTAGGCTCTCAGGGGCAATGACCTTCTGGCCGGGGGGCAGCCGCTGGACCGTAGCCAAGGTACCAATCTCCTGGCGGGCTACCTTCTCCATGTGCATGTTCACCATCTGCATGGCAGGGTTGGGGTGACAGTGAGGCATCCATCCAGCCCCCTTCCCCCTAAGGGAGGAGGGACATAGAGACATTGGGGTGGGGATAGAGACAATGGGAGGCAGTGaggtccagagagagagagacttttgtacccaaggccacacagcaatTGGGAAGAGTTGCAGGGGGAGGATGGGGCCACTTTGGAGCTACTTCCTGGTGGGAGAGAATGAAGGTTATTATTAGCTGAGCAGGATGAacaggaggaaaagggaaaacacaAAGTCCCTGAGGATCCTGGGGAGAGGCTGAAGAACTAGGCTGGCTGGGAGCCGAGAGGGGACAAAGTGGGAGGTGGCGGTGAAGGTGGATCAGCTCTCCCCCTTGGGGATAAATGAATTAACTTCCTCTGGGAATGCTCTGGGAGAAACCTAGAACACTGAGAGGCCGTGAACTCCAGTGTGCTGGGGCAAGAGGAAGAGACACGCCCCAGGCACTGAGCTTGTGAGTGATGCCCAGGCCAGAGGCAGGGTATCTAGAAGGGAATACATGCATGTGTTTGTGGGGCCAAGgatccaggaaggaaggaggagggtgTGTGTGCCAGAAGGGCAGAGGCACTATACGGTGGTGGCAGTGTTTCCAGGCTGAAGGTGACCTTGCCAAGTGAGCACCCTGGATCGAGGACATTTATTAAGTCACTGCCTGTTTTTAGATGGAAACAGGGTCCAGTTGCCTTTCCTGGATGTGCAGCCTCCATGAATGGTCAAGTCTGTTTTCTAAGTTGCAGAGTAGAATTTAGAGAAGAAAGGGCTCTGCCTTCAGGGAGTTCCTCGTCAGATGGGGCAGCAAGACCCACCACTGTGACACAACCACAAAGTAAGGAAGCTCAGAAAGCTTGGGCCGCACCAACCTTCGATGGCAGAGTCAGGCTTTTggacagagggaaggaggaggggagagaatgtCCAAGTGCAGTGGGGCTGAAGAGCTAGGTGTGGATGCAAAAAGCCTTCCTGTGCCCCGTACCTGGTCCAGTGTGCTCACGCGGGCTTCCACCTGCCGCAGTGTGGCTGCCTGCAGGTCCAGCATGCGCAGAGTGTGCCCGGCCAGGTTGCCCACCTGGTAGGCCACACTGGCCAGTGCCTGGGTTGCAAAGGCCATGGTCTCCTCCAGTGCCTTCCGCTTGTCTGTGGCCTGAAACACACACAGCCTTGGTCTGAGGCCAGCAGCTCCCACTGTGTCTTTGGCAGAGCAGAGTCAGGTGGGAGAGGGTACAGGGAAAGTGGGAGCTGAACTGGGAGGAAGAAGCAGCAGCCCTTAGATGTTTGAAGTGGTTTCCATAAAAATGATGTAGCAAGAGGGACTCAGGACATTTGGAAAGAgtctgcagccctgggaagtggGTGCAAAAGGAGGGGAAGAGAGCCCCCCTCAAATGGTCCAACTGGGGATAGAGTTGAGATGCTCCTGCCACCTTCCTAGGGACCTCTGGTAATGAGCTGTCCTTTTGGGAGACAAAGGATGACTAATAGAATGGGAAGAAGAAGACAATACTGGCCGGAGAGAACATTCTTAAAAAACCAACCCACGTTGTTTCCAGGCAGCCCAGACCTTCTAGCTAGGAGCCCCCTTAAAGCTCCTTGCATGACTCCTGTGCTTGCTGTTTGATGCCAGTCTCCAGATTAGTGTTTGGAAACCAGTGATCtggtccattttacagataaggaaactgagggccAGAAGGGAGGGACTTCATCCATTCACTCCCTTCAATAGCTTCCCAATACACAGAATAAAATCCACATTTCTAGCCATGGCCTATGTATGGCCTCAGAAcctcctgccttcctctccaccctcacgccctcccactcccctcccacTTACTCCCCTGCAGTCACACTCACTGACCACTGGGTTTCTATTCCTGAGCAAGCTATGTTCATGCCTACCTCagagcctttgcacttgctgtactTCTTTTAGAATCCTTCTCATCACCCTAaaattttccccaacccacccctaTATTTACTCTCCATCGTATTTGCCTTGATCTCTTTTATTTATGGCACTTAGCACTGTCAGAAATCATTTATCTGTTTACTTCTTATCTATTTCCTACCCACTAAAATGTAAGTGCCAGGAAGGCAGGGAgcttgtttgttttattctgtaCCCTAAAGACCTGGAATAGTGCCCAGCACACAGAAGATACTTAATACATATGCATGAATTCATTAGCATTTGGATGCAAATCCAAACCCTTGCTAGGCACCTCCTTGCTGGGTGCCAGAGTCACACTGCCAGTGAGTGGCAGAGGGGTGAGTAGGGGATGACCAAAGACAGAAGAGGTTTTTTCATCCCAGATCAGACCGTGGGGGCTGGGGCAAAACTCAGTCTTTGGGTTCCCCGGGCAGCTTCCTCCTAGCCTGGCCAGAGCTGCTGCCCTCTGGCCTGCACCTTCTCCTCAGGACAGAGGGGCGGCTCCAGGCAAGGCCAGTGGATTGACTGCTGCACACTGGTCACCCCAGGACCTGTCAGCACAGAGTAGACCCGGAACCCGTTAGAGAAGGGTCCTGAGAGGGACCTGGGTGCCTCCCACACCGCCTGAGCCAGGTTGGCGCCAAAGGGCAGGCCCAGAGCTTCAGGGTAGCCCCTGCAGTGTTCTCCCTCTGGCATTCCTCCTCACTGTTCTGTTCCAACCTCAGGGAAGAGATGCTCATTTATGTGTCAATTTACATCTCATCAGCATAAGTAACCGAGAGCCTAGAGAAGGCAAAGCAATCAACCTAGGATGCTAGAACCAGAAAGGCTGGCAGGTCTTGTTCGGGTCCAGGACCTTCCCAGAGCAGGTGAGGGACTGAGGGTCCAGGCAGGGCAGTGGCTTCTTGGTCTCCACCCGACTAATCAGCTAGCCCCTtctcccgcacccccaccccccggctgGCGCGTGGACTAGTCAGCCCAAACAGGGAAAGGGGCTGCTTGGGCCCAGTTCTGGGAGGCGACAGCCTGGGTCCCTAGTGACCCCCTGGCTTTGCTCTCGGCCCCTGTTGGTCTGGAGGGAGAAGGGCCTGGGATCCGCCTTCAAGGCTGACTGCTCCGTCTTCATGCAAATTACCCTGTGGGTGAGGTGAGCTCGGTGGACCCTGACAACTAACTCCACAGAGCAAAGGTCTGCAGTCGACCCCAGCTGGCCCTCCCCCATAACCCAAGGGTTTCCTGACACCTGGtaggggcggggagaggagggggtggggagggaggaggggggagcagGGGCCGTGGGAACCAGGCTTGGTTTCTGAGCAGTTTTGAGAACTCATCCAAACCCTTCCTGGGCATTGGCTCCCCGGAGAAAAACCCTCAGGAAACCTGGAAAGGCACCTGGCGGTGTGGGCTAAGAGGAGCCGCAGGAAGGCAGCGGAGTCCCGGGATCCCAGCCTGGGTCAGGGTTTCAGGTGCCCAGGGTGTCTATGTGAGAGCAGCATCCCCTCTCCAGCACTGAGTTTTATGGTTCACAATGTACTTTCAATCTCTgacattaatattaatattggTAAGAGTAATGGTAATAGCTGCCATTTATCCTACACTCTCAGTCCTGGGACAACCATGCAATTTAAATGACTGTTCTAAAATGCCACCGCCATCCTTATCTTTTGCTGGCAGGCTGCTCCAGAAGTCACGCCTTCCAACCCTCTGCCTCGGCACCAGCCTTCCTGTCGTAAGCCCAGCCTAGTCTGACGTCTGCCCACTCTCCCGAGATATTAGGTTCAGAGCTTCACTCCTCCTTCCCCTGGTCTATTTCAAGTTCACCGCAATGACTGGGAAGTTCTTCTGAAGTCTCACCTAGAGCCAGCCTGAAATGGAGTGTTGGCACCAATATTTGCACAAGGACAAGTGGGTGCTCTGGATTTGAGTGGGAGAGTAGGAGGGAGATGAAGCGCCAGTGAGACCTGAGAGCAGGATAAAAGGGTGGACATCTCTGTGGCTCTGAGATGGAGAAGGGGTACAGTGGGGGCTTGCGGGCCTGGGGTCAGGGTTAAAGTGTGGGGGCAAGGATGACCCCGAAACCTAGAGGGGGCGGAATTCTCAGCCAAGGCCCCCGACATCTGCCAGGCCCTGTCTGGCGCCTGTCGCGATGGCCCCAACGCCCGGCCTTGGCGATGGCCTCCCCTGCCCCTCGCGGGCTGGGGAGCCGGAGCCTGTGCCTGCTCCGCCTACCTGTACATAGTTGTCCTCGCAGTAGTCGGCGACCCGCAGCAGGGCGCTGTGGTTGCCCCGCAGAGCCTCTCGGCCGGTGGGGATCTCGAACTCCTGCAGCTGCTGCAGCTCCGCCATTGCCCAGCTTCTGGCTGGCTCCCCAGGGAGCCCGCAGGCTCCGAGCCTCACCCTGCCCTTGATTGGTCGCTCTGCCTGCCCTCCCTCTCACCGCTTTTGGTTTCCTCTGCGTGAGAGACCCAAACCTGCTTGCAAAgggcagggaggctcattccgGGACAAGAGGAAGTCAGTCCCTGCTCCcggggcctgtgcctctctgtCCCCTGCCCAGGCGAAGGGGGAAGCCGGGGGGCCTTTGGGGGCCCAGTCCCCCAATCCCTCCCAGCAGAGGAAGCCAGGACGGCGGTGACTGCTCCCCAGTCCTCGAGAGGAAactgggcagagggaggggaggtGGAGTCGGAGCCTGGGGAGGAAGGGGGCTGGCCCGCCAGGGGAGGTGGGGATGGGTTTTCCACTCGTGGAAGGGGGAGGAAAGGGCAGAGGGTGGGGGCTTCCTTGGGAAGCTCCGGGATGAGTCACCGAGGGATGGGGAGTGGAGGGTGGATAGGATGTGGAGCGGGGCGTGCTGGGGAGAAGGGGCGGTGTGGTGGAGGTGCAGCTCCGCTGGGACGCGGCCGATGCCGCAGCCAGGGCCACCAGGGCTGGACCCCAGGAAGGGCACAGCCAGAGGCACTCAGACCACGACAAAAAGAAAGCTGCTCTGCGTGCTCTGTGCCTGACCAAGGCACGACAAGATGAAACTGACCCAGTGCAGCGTGAGGGACTCAGAGTAGACAACAGGAAGGGCTGGAGTTGGAAACGCACCAGGTTCAAATTCCAGGGCTCGCTTGGGCAGCACATATACATATACTAAATTCCAGACTAGCTTTGTCGGTTTTAGGAAGCGGCAGTGGACCGAGCACTGCGCCGGCCTCAGGAGACGTGGGCTCTGCTTCGTGCCTCCACAGGGAAGAGGGACTAGACTTGCGTCCTGCCCTAGCTCAGGTGCTCAGACTTCACAGCTGTGAGTAGGACCTGGGTCCTGAAATAGGGCAGTTGGAATGCAGGAAGGGCCTTGGGCTTCCCCCGCCGCCCAGTATGTCACTCTAGAGGCAGGGGAATAAGAGGACCCCCCACTGGCCACATGACCCCCGAGGGCATCTGCCCCTCGAGAGGACCCCTTGTCATTGGACTGCAGCCAGCCAGAGCAGGAGCTCAGCGCCTGCCAAACGGCCTAGACCTTGGCTGCTCCTGGGACAAGACCGAGGGAAAGACCAGGATGTGAGCCCCGTGCTCAGGGCCAGCCTAGAAGGGAGACCCACACTTGGGGTTCAGGGGGAGGCCTGGGGGCCAAGAAGCATGGGCACAGGCTTTAGAGGCAGCCAGCGCCCGAGTGCTGACCGGCACACGCATCACAGGCAAGGAGTGTATTTTCATTGAGCCAGAACCTTGTATGGAGAAATTTTAGAGGGCCACAAAGTCTTCTTGGATGAAGGAAGTAAGGAACTGGTTTAGGACTTGTGTCATTGGGCTAAACAGCTTCAGAACAAGCTCAGGGGGCGGAGGGAAGGGCCGGGGATCAGAGGGCATGCAGGCCTGGAGGATGGAAATTAGGGGTCACTGGGGGCTCGACTGGGGGGAGGTCACTGAAGGGAGTGGGAGCCGCTGCAGGAAGCAGAGTGATAAGAAGGTGGGCTAGAGGCAGAGAGACTGAAAGTGGCTGCTGTTTCCTAGCTGCCCAGTGGAGAGAACGTCGTCTCTGCTTCTCGGCAGCCAGGGCTCAGAGGCTCGGGGCGGCGGCCGGGCTTAGCGCCTCCAGCGCAGGATCAGCTTAGGCATCAGAGATTCTGGCTTCCAGACCATCTGCTTTAGCTGAAGATTTTCAGCTGATGAGGAGCTGGGAGGCTCAAGGCCATCTTGTCTGCGTCCAGAACGAGTGACTCAAAGTGAGTGCGCCTTCTTGGCAGGTGAGAAGGGCTGCGGCTGCTCTGGGCTGGCATCTAGTTTTGCAACCAcaggcagaccttcctgataacCCTGAGACCATAGTAACACCAGTAGTGAAACTGGCCATGATAATATCTGTATTATGTTCATTATGTGCTAAtggatttaactatttttttaattttaaattttatttttatttatttttctctcctgccctctgcccccgttgtctgctctctgtgtctatttgctgtgagttcttctatgttcacttggattcttgtcagcagcaccaggaatctgtgtctttttctcattgcatcattttgctgcatcagctctccgtgtgtgtggtgcc
This genomic stretch from Dasypus novemcinctus isolate mDasNov1 chromosome 21, mDasNov1.1.hap2, whole genome shotgun sequence harbors:
- the ABI3 gene encoding ABI gene family member 3 isoform X2 — encoded protein: MAELQQLQEFEIPTGREALRGNHSALLRVADYCEDNYVQATDKRKALEETMAFATQALASVAYQVGNLAGHTLRMLDLQAATLRQVEARVSTLDQMVNMHMEKVARQEIGTLATVQRLPPGQKVIAPESLPPLTPYYRRPLNFGCLDDIGHGIKDLSTQLSRTGTLSRKSIKAPATPASNTLGRPPRIPEPVQLPVAPDGKLSAASSASSLASAGAEGLGGVSTPKGPSVPPPPPLPGSLAPLPPPAAEAFLPPPPLEELSPPELPPPLDLPLPPLLDVDELGLPPPPPPGFDLDEPSWVPPAYLEKGATSGPNWEEGEQLACCDTVPVYAPEGQRTLLLRGHRHLHHPPLFRWLVRGGQLGRDRLLPRELRAAQLLTAAPSQPGSRLSSGASLGRSRQSSSATTAGLGLPTACGEERGPGEKVEVPRGLLLIGRTGGLACIRSLLNAGQGLQGQVTTLNKTLMTS
- the ABI3 gene encoding ABI gene family member 3 isoform X1; protein product: MAELQQLQEFEIPTGREALRGNHSALLRVADYCEDNYVQATDKRKALEETMAFATQALASVAYQVGNLAGHTLRMLDLQAATLRQVEARVSTLDQMVNMHMEKVARQEIGTLATVQRLPPGQKVIAPESLPPLTPYYRRPLNFGCLDDIGHGIKDLSTQLSRTGTLSRKSIKAPATPASNTLGRPPRIPEPVQLPVAPDGKLSAASSASSLASAGSAEGLGGVSTPKGPSVPPPPPLPGSLAPLPPPAAEAFLPPPPLEELSPPELPPPLDLPLPPLLDVDELGLPPPPPPGFDLDEPSWVPPAYLEKGATSGPNWEEGEQLACCDTVPVYAPEGQRTLLLRGHRHLHHPPLFRWLVRGGQLGRDRLLPRELRAAQLLTAAPSQPGSRLSSGASLGRSRQSSSATTAGLGLPTACGEERGPGEKVEVPRGLLLIGRTGGLACIRSLLNAGQGLQGQVTTLNKTLMTS
- the ABI3 gene encoding ABI gene family member 3 isoform X3 — encoded protein: MAELQQLQEFEIPTGREALRGNHSALLRVADYCEDNYVQATDKRKALEETMAFATQALASVAYQVGNLAGHTLRMLDLQAATLRQVEARVSTLDQMVNMHMEKVARQEIGTLATVQRLPPGQKVIAPESLPPLTPYYRRPLNFGCLDDIGHGIKDLSTQLSRTGTLSRKSIKAPATPASNTLGRPPRIPEPVQLPVAPDGKLSAASSASSLASAGSAEGLGGVSTPKGPSVPPPPPLPGSLAPLPPPAAEAFLPPPPLEELSPPELPPPLDLPLPPLLDVDELGLPPPPPPGFDLDEPSWVPPAYLEKVVTLYPYTRQKDNELSFSEGTVICITRRYSDGWCEGVSSEGTGFFPGNYVQPSC